One window from the genome of Nicotiana sylvestris chromosome 9, ASM39365v2, whole genome shotgun sequence encodes:
- the LOC138877027 gene encoding uncharacterized protein produces the protein MPSPSSGPSSRTRGSLSHKSSSRGKEPSEPLREPLVEEIVPTELSFYHDRESLRNQVSALDRADAYPTQITEVLTPVVRKDCHWSNDFPIIIPNPNQRITSYLTGFSFVYTYPFTLGFKLAIDPVILEFCSFFNVCLGQIGPIIWRAVACLRHLTTEAEVPFTFPHLIHLYSSRLFRNGVFTLVARSKRVLVNPEDDKDRGWYARFVAAPTVGLVGENKVPFSEKWNFAPTMRVVEDVPNFRGWIDKLLKTAPMDGRSWKTLSNHFGWKVKTHGFAIREVTAEAVAASRVSSGTRISLERAQEIV, from the exons ATGCCTTCTCCTAGTTCTGGTCCTtcttctagaaccagaggttccctttctcacaaatcttcttctaggggtaaagaaccttctgaaccattacgtgagcctttagtagaggagatagtccctacagaactatctttttaccatgatagggaatctcttagaaaccaggtttccgctttagatcgtgctgacgcttaccccactcaaattacagaagtTTTGACTCCTGTAGTTCGTAAAGACTGCCATTGGAGTAAcgattttcccattattatccctaatccaaatcagagaattacttcttatttgactgggttctcttttgtttacacataccctttcactttagggttcaaactagctattgacccagtcattcttgaattttgcaGTTTTTTCAATGTctgtttgggtcaaattggcccaatcatatggagggctgttgcctgtttaaggcatttaaccactgaagctgaagttccttttactttccctcacctgattcatctttactctTCTAGGCTTTTtcgcaatggtgtttttacactagtagccaggagcaagagggttttggtgaaccctgaagatgacaaggaccgtggctggtacgcccggtttgttgctgcccccactgttggtttagtgggtgagaaTAAAGTTCCCTtctctgagaagtggaattttgcac caaccatgagAGTTGTGGAGgatgttcccaatttccgtggttggatagataaattgctgaagacCGCACCAATGGATGGTAggtcttggaaaacactttctaaccatttcggttggaaagtaaagactcatg gatttgctattcgagaagttactgctgaagcagttgcGGCCTCTCGTGTCTCTTCGGGAACCCGTATCTCTTTAGAAAGAGCCCAAGAAATAGTCTAG
- the LOC104218976 gene encoding ras-related protein RABA5b yields the protein MAEEEVGEEYLFKIVVIGDSAVGKSNLLSRFARDEFDHNSKATIGVEFQTQVVEIDGKEIKAQVWDTAGQERFRAVTSAYYRGAVGALIVYDISRKTTFENIKRWLDELNTHCDTTVARMLVGNKCDLENIRDVSVEEGKSLAEEEGLFFIETSALDSTNVNTAFEIVIREIYKNLSRKVLNSDSYKAELSVNRVSLSNGTDMSKQNASCCSR from the exons ATGGCGGAAGAAGAAGTGGGAGAGGAGTACCTTTTCAAGATTGTGGTAATTGGTGATTCTGCTGTAGGCAAATCCAACTTGCTGTCCCGTTTTGCCCGTGATGAATTTGACCATAACTCTAAGGCCACCATTGGAGTTGAGTTCCAAACCCAAGTAGTGGAAATTGATGGCAAGGAAATTAAGGCCCAAGTTTGGGACACAGCTGGTCAAGAACGTTTTCGGGCAGTCACTTCTGCTTATTATAGAGGTGCTGTTGGGGCTCTCATTGTTTATGATATTAGTAGGAAGACTACTTTTGAGAATATCAAACGTTGGCTTGATGAACTCAACA CTCACTGTGATACGACAGTTGCAAGGATGCTTGTTGGAAACAAGTGTGATTTGGAGAACATCAGAGATGTGAGTGTAGAGGAAGGAAAAAGCCTTGCAGAAGAGGAAGGATTATTCTTTATTGAAACATCTGCACTGGACTCTACTAATGTCAATACAGCCTTTGAAATTGTCATCCGCGAGATATACAAAAACTTGAGCCGGAAAGTTCTCAATTCTGATTCATACAAGGCAGAATTATCAGTGAATCGGGTTAGCCTTTCCAATGGAACCGACATGTCAAAGCAAAATGCATCGTGCTGTTCCAGATAg